In one Pseudomonadota bacterium genomic region, the following are encoded:
- a CDS encoding 2-hydroxychromene-2-carboxylate isomerase yields the protein MSKTIDYFFSPPSPWTYLGHERLYALATEHRAVINVFPFDVPKLFAATGGVAVAQRSTQRQNYRISELKRWKSFLQSPIIIRPEYFPYNATLVSLIVVAVVNAYGSDKAMEVSLSLMKGCWVENRNMASPDEVRTSLENCGLNGDELLGLAANDQSAKDLERNTQYAIDSGVFGAPTYIIGGELFWGQDRLDFVKRSLKKS from the coding sequence ATGTCCAAAACCATTGATTATTTTTTTTCTCCCCCATCTCCATGGACATATTTAGGACATGAACGCCTGTATGCTTTAGCGACTGAGCACCGTGCGGTCATCAATGTATTCCCCTTTGATGTCCCAAAGCTTTTTGCAGCCACTGGAGGGGTAGCCGTAGCCCAACGGTCGACCCAACGTCAAAACTATAGAATCTCCGAGTTAAAAAGATGGAAATCATTCCTACAATCGCCAATCATCATTAGGCCGGAGTACTTTCCCTACAATGCCACCCTGGTATCTTTGATTGTTGTTGCTGTGGTTAATGCCTACGGATCGGATAAGGCAATGGAAGTTAGCCTTAGCTTAATGAAAGGCTGCTGGGTGGAGAATAGAAACATGGCATCGCCTGATGAAGTCAGAACATCTCTTGAAAATTGTGGCTTAAATGGTGATGAATTACTTGGTCTGGCCGCCAACGATCAATCTGCAAAAGATTTAGAACGCAACACGCAATACGCAATTGATAGTGGCGTCTTTGGCGCACCAACATACATAATTGGAGGGGAGTTATTCTGGGGCCAAGACCGACTTGATTTTGTCAAACGAAGTCTCAAAAAAAGTTAA